A region from the Sandaracinus amylolyticus genome encodes:
- a CDS encoding ABC transporter ATP-binding protein, whose product MALIEIRGVRKAFGEHEVLRGIDLDVNAGELLTIIGGSATGKSLLLKIMMGLVPVDAGTITFDGREVTHLHERDWIEVRRRIGIQFQASALFDSLTVFDNVAYGLREQRLLPEPEIAQRVSESLAQVSLPGIEQMAPGDLSGGMRKRVGLARAIAMRPDVLLYDDPTEGLDPINVTRVNRLILALRDTLKITTVMVTHNMASAFTISDRLALLHEGRITDAAPPDVLRAKHEERLAPFVRAAEHAMRNRRESMAP is encoded by the coding sequence GTGGCGCTCATCGAGATCCGCGGGGTCCGCAAGGCGTTCGGCGAGCACGAGGTGCTGCGCGGGATCGATCTCGACGTGAACGCGGGCGAGCTGCTGACGATCATCGGCGGCTCGGCGACCGGCAAGAGCCTGCTGCTCAAGATCATGATGGGCCTCGTGCCGGTCGACGCGGGCACGATCACGTTCGACGGTCGCGAGGTGACGCACCTCCACGAGCGCGACTGGATCGAGGTGCGGCGGCGCATCGGGATCCAGTTCCAGGCGTCGGCGCTCTTCGACTCGCTCACCGTGTTCGACAACGTCGCGTACGGGCTGCGCGAGCAGCGCCTCCTGCCGGAGCCGGAGATCGCGCAGCGCGTGTCGGAATCGCTCGCACAGGTGAGCCTTCCCGGCATCGAGCAGATGGCGCCGGGCGATCTCAGCGGCGGCATGCGCAAGCGCGTGGGCCTGGCGCGCGCGATCGCGATGCGGCCCGACGTGCTGCTCTACGACGACCCGACCGAGGGCCTCGATCCGATCAACGTCACGCGCGTGAACCGGCTGATCCTCGCGCTGCGGGACACGCTGAAGATCACGACGGTGATGGTCACGCACAACATGGCGAGCGCGTTCACGATCAGCGATCGGCTCGCCCTGCTGCACGAAGGGCGCATCACCGATGCCGCGCCGCCGGACGTGCTGCGCGCGAAGCACGAGGAGCGGCTCGCGCCGTTCGTTCGCGCGGCGGAGCACGCGATGAGGAACCGGCGCGAGAGCATGGCTCCGTGA
- a CDS encoding aconitase family protein, whose protein sequence is MARPDRFRSNGRVLFLTEDAELLRRQLAGETVPLDTLLAAKLIDNISTDEITPGWVCFHYDETLGEYSLVGLRGGLFDRSTLKSGRFDVIVSGESKGCGSSREQAPYSELAAGVKLVIARSIEKIYGQNCQNIGLLTSTDFSLIPRLARGEEIAIDEFTSGLDPISADIVRAGGLFEYNKLRMAGERTPPAITTAPRPMTMVEKIIAAHAVVDAKTGTLGVPAVKPGDALFVRTDVRFSHEYVTPMADALFVAALGKDAKVAERESVFTFRDHLTFLGDVMDEKKKSMGLLDRASGLADTQERFAKKHALKLYGEVPAGGSEAICHNAVIEDIALPGQIVTGTDSHTCMAGALGCFAFGVGSTDMANAWYTRDVRVKVPETVRFVLRGSLRPGVSAKDVMLHILAQPFFRTSRGIGKVLEFAGEGLQALPMDEQATLTNMAVEAGGFTGILEPGEVVVDYLASMRGLSKDAIRARIVTSDPGAEYLDTFDIDLADVPVMVATPGDPRNGVPMQQLEGDVAIDIAYGGSCTGGKKVDMDMYALVLRKALARGQKIASGVHCYIQFGSQHIRRYAEQQGYVDVFREAGVELINPSCGACINAGPGSSAKKEQVTVSAINRNFPGRSGPGKVYLASPLTVAASAVAGRIVDPIAFLEG, encoded by the coding sequence ATGGCACGCCCCGACCGCTTTCGCTCCAACGGCCGCGTCCTCTTCCTCACCGAAGACGCCGAGCTGCTCCGACGACAACTCGCGGGCGAGACGGTGCCGCTCGACACGCTGCTCGCGGCGAAGCTGATCGACAACATCTCGACCGACGAGATCACGCCGGGCTGGGTGTGCTTCCACTACGACGAGACGCTCGGCGAGTACTCGCTCGTCGGCCTCCGCGGTGGGCTCTTCGATCGCAGCACGCTGAAGAGCGGCCGGTTCGACGTCATCGTCAGCGGCGAGAGCAAGGGCTGCGGCAGCTCGCGCGAGCAGGCGCCGTACAGCGAGCTCGCGGCGGGCGTGAAGCTCGTCATCGCGCGCAGCATCGAGAAGATCTACGGGCAGAACTGCCAGAACATCGGGCTGCTCACCTCGACCGACTTCTCGCTGATCCCGCGGCTCGCGCGCGGCGAGGAGATCGCGATCGACGAGTTCACGAGCGGGCTCGATCCGATCAGCGCCGACATCGTCCGGGCGGGCGGGCTCTTCGAGTACAACAAGCTCCGCATGGCCGGCGAGCGCACGCCGCCCGCGATCACGACCGCGCCGCGCCCGATGACGATGGTCGAGAAGATCATCGCCGCGCACGCGGTCGTCGACGCGAAGACCGGCACGCTCGGCGTGCCCGCGGTGAAGCCCGGCGACGCGCTCTTCGTGCGCACCGACGTGCGCTTCTCGCACGAGTACGTCACGCCGATGGCCGACGCGCTCTTCGTCGCCGCGCTCGGCAAGGACGCGAAGGTCGCGGAGCGCGAGAGCGTCTTCACGTTCCGCGATCACCTCACGTTCCTCGGCGACGTGATGGACGAGAAGAAGAAGTCGATGGGCCTGCTCGATCGCGCGAGCGGCCTCGCCGACACCCAGGAGCGCTTCGCGAAGAAGCACGCGCTCAAGCTCTACGGCGAGGTCCCCGCGGGCGGCTCGGAGGCCATCTGCCACAACGCGGTGATCGAGGACATCGCGCTCCCCGGTCAGATCGTCACCGGCACCGACTCGCACACCTGCATGGCGGGCGCGCTCGGCTGCTTCGCGTTCGGCGTCGGCAGCACCGACATGGCCAACGCCTGGTACACGCGCGACGTGCGCGTGAAGGTGCCCGAGACCGTGCGCTTCGTGCTGCGCGGCTCGCTGCGTCCCGGCGTGAGCGCGAAGGACGTGATGCTGCACATCCTCGCGCAGCCGTTCTTCCGCACGTCGCGCGGCATCGGGAAGGTGCTCGAGTTCGCGGGCGAGGGCCTGCAGGCGCTGCCGATGGACGAGCAGGCCACGCTCACGAACATGGCGGTCGAGGCCGGCGGCTTCACCGGCATCCTCGAGCCGGGCGAGGTCGTGGTCGACTACCTCGCGTCGATGCGCGGCCTCTCGAAGGACGCGATCCGCGCGCGCATCGTGACGAGCGATCCCGGCGCCGAGTACCTCGACACGTTCGACATCGATCTCGCCGACGTGCCGGTGATGGTCGCGACGCCGGGCGATCCCCGCAACGGCGTGCCGATGCAGCAGCTCGAGGGCGACGTCGCGATCGACATCGCGTACGGCGGCTCGTGCACCGGCGGCAAGAAGGTCGACATGGACATGTACGCGCTCGTGCTGCGCAAGGCGCTCGCGCGCGGCCAGAAGATCGCGAGCGGCGTGCACTGCTACATCCAGTTCGGCTCGCAGCACATCCGTCGCTACGCGGAGCAGCAGGGCTACGTCGACGTGTTCCGCGAGGCGGGCGTCGAGCTCATCAACCCGTCGTGCGGCGCGTGCATCAACGCGGGGCCGGGCTCCTCGGCGAAGAAGGAGCAGGTCACGGTCAGCGCGATCAACCGCAACTTCCCGGGCCGGAGCGGGCCGGGGAAGGTCTACCTCGCGAGCCCGCTGACGGTCGCGGCGAGCGCGGTCGCGGGCCGCATCGTCGATCCGATCGCGTTCCTCGAGGGCTGA
- the catA gene encoding type A chloramphenicol O-acetyltransferase, with product MTGFRAIDLGTWNRAEHFEHYIDRVPCTYSFTVHVDITSLRSALTGRGRKAYPAQLWMLATTVQRFREFRMGFDADGALGVWDELHPAYTVFNAEAETFSGIWTRYDADFGAFEDAATKDIAEHARATRFFPKEGRPPNSFDVSSIPWLEFSAFTLDIPRAIRHVAPIFTLGRYVERDGRTLLPVAIQVHHAVCDGFHASRFVAALQELAAEHEAWL from the coding sequence ATGACGGGATTCCGCGCCATCGATCTCGGCACGTGGAATCGCGCCGAGCACTTCGAGCACTACATCGATCGCGTGCCGTGCACGTACAGCTTCACGGTGCACGTCGACATCACGTCGCTCCGCAGCGCGCTCACGGGTCGCGGCCGCAAGGCCTATCCGGCGCAGCTCTGGATGCTCGCGACGACGGTGCAGCGCTTTCGCGAATTCCGGATGGGCTTCGACGCCGACGGAGCGCTCGGCGTGTGGGACGAGCTGCACCCCGCGTACACGGTGTTCAACGCGGAGGCGGAGACGTTCTCCGGCATCTGGACCCGCTACGACGCGGACTTCGGCGCCTTCGAGGACGCGGCGACGAAGGACATCGCCGAGCACGCTCGCGCGACGCGCTTCTTCCCGAAGGAGGGCCGACCGCCGAACAGCTTCGACGTGTCGAGCATCCCGTGGCTCGAGTTCTCCGCGTTCACGCTCGACATCCCGCGAGCCATCCGTCACGTCGCGCCGATCTTCACGCTCGGCCGCTACGTCGAGCGCGACGGGCGCACGCTGCTGCCGGTCGCCATCCAGGTGCACCACGCGGTCTGCGACGGCTTCCATGCGAGCCGGTTCGTCGCCGCGCTCCAGGAGCTCGCCGCCGAGCACGAGGCGTGGCTGTAG
- a CDS encoding response regulator — protein sequence MNGTGEGPARLALVDDDARVLRAMLGLLGGLGFEIRSFTSPEAALQRICEDGADVVITDLLMPGIDGIELCRRVRALLGDDAPPFVLHTGDLEALSPTDRALFAATLRKPCSAEQILGALVAISRQKSVQYSSASSSVIDAAMSSEPLRTARRS from the coding sequence ATGAACGGGACTGGGGAGGGACCGGCGCGGCTCGCGCTGGTGGACGACGACGCGCGCGTGCTCCGCGCGATGCTCGGGCTGCTCGGTGGGCTGGGCTTCGAGATCCGCAGCTTCACGTCGCCCGAGGCCGCGCTGCAGCGCATCTGCGAAGACGGCGCCGACGTGGTGATCACCGACCTGCTCATGCCGGGCATCGACGGCATCGAGCTCTGTCGACGCGTGCGCGCGCTCCTCGGCGACGACGCGCCGCCCTTCGTGCTGCACACCGGGGATCTCGAGGCGCTCTCGCCGACCGATCGCGCGCTCTTCGCGGCGACCCTCCGCAAGCCCTGCAGCGCCGAGCAGATCCTCGGCGCGCTGGTCGCGATCTCGCGTCAGAAGAGCGTGCAGTACTCGTCCGCGAGCAGCTCGGTGATCGACGCCGCCATGTCGAGCGAGCCGCTCCGCACCGCGCGCAGATCGTAG
- a CDS encoding serine/threonine-protein kinase translates to MLSKVPPTPVLERRIGDLVKRRYRLSALIGAGGQGAVYRATDLFEGDEVAVKVLHEESERDPVARERLLREAEALMVTRGTAAVQVLDQGFSSDGRLCLVTELLEGCDLEDSLLRIEEQGRSFPASDLVWLFEPLVTTLERAHAAHIVHRDLKPANVFLDERDGRIRVRLMDFGFAKFQRLKRLTLDGFVAGSPSYIAPETWLERTPAPSVDVYALGALMYRTLAGQPPFSGEGLMAVVRAATSAPRPSLHALRPDLPRDVDAWVQQALAISPEERFQTPRAALYALCTALGLEHGAPAQRSAGHT, encoded by the coding sequence GTGCTCTCGAAGGTGCCTCCCACGCCCGTCCTCGAGCGCCGCATCGGAGATCTCGTGAAGCGTCGCTATCGCCTCAGCGCCCTCATCGGCGCGGGCGGACAGGGCGCGGTGTATCGCGCGACCGACCTCTTCGAGGGAGACGAGGTCGCGGTGAAGGTGCTGCACGAGGAGAGCGAGCGAGACCCCGTCGCGCGCGAGCGTCTCTTGCGCGAGGCCGAGGCGCTGATGGTCACGCGCGGGACCGCCGCGGTGCAGGTGCTCGATCAGGGCTTCTCGAGCGATGGGCGCCTCTGCCTGGTCACCGAGCTGCTCGAGGGATGCGACCTCGAGGACTCGCTGCTTCGCATCGAGGAGCAGGGGCGCTCCTTTCCCGCGAGCGATCTCGTGTGGCTCTTCGAGCCGCTCGTGACGACGCTCGAGCGCGCGCACGCCGCGCACATCGTGCATCGCGATCTGAAGCCCGCGAACGTGTTCCTCGACGAGCGCGACGGGCGCATCCGCGTGCGCCTGATGGACTTCGGGTTCGCGAAGTTCCAGCGCCTCAAGCGCCTCACGCTCGACGGCTTCGTCGCGGGCTCGCCGAGCTACATCGCGCCCGAGACGTGGCTCGAGCGCACGCCCGCGCCGAGCGTCGACGTCTACGCGCTCGGCGCGCTCATGTACCGCACGCTCGCGGGTCAGCCGCCGTTCTCGGGCGAAGGGCTCATGGCCGTCGTTCGCGCAGCGACGAGCGCGCCGCGACCGAGCCTCCACGCGCTGCGTCCCGATCTGCCGCGCGACGTCGACGCGTGGGTGCAGCAAGCGCTCGCGATCTCGCCCGAGGAGCGCTTCCAGACGCCGCGCGCCGCGTTGTACGCGCTGTGCACCGCGCTCGGGCTCGAGCACGGAGCGCCCGCTCAGCGGAGCGCGGGCCACACGTAG
- a CDS encoding sulfatase-like hydrolase/transferase, with amino-acid sequence MSNRTLRALVIASSTAIVSSIVVSCGSSSAGSSSSATPSAPTAAAETEATPAEPGAAPAATAPSAAAAPERVRVRYDLAAHLERVELRQGDAQVVDFGVPAGSMYTLGGWRTRVGRDRVEGDVTASVIENVTGFVLVPSDVAGPRTLRIRARAVRDGRVTVYVDGETIGYATLPTDGTWGMIEVALPAERLRVGENSVQLRVSRTGSLPGVPSAGLLLDWMRLGPADDAHASEGPPVQLARGEGEARALAIPDGWTAGWTMEVPEAARLRGIARGTGRIEVIAHRDGEAPRTMGTVEASADGRPFDLDLAAVGANIARLDLRATGDVTLTRPAVVTLDARPLRSASDERRPRLRNVLVYLTDTLRADKLRPYRAQTRVRTPALDAWVQNAALMLRGHSQENWTKPSVATLLSGLYPWEHNATTEDAIIPSSVQLLSERLRESEYYSGAFVANGFCSDRFGFEQGWNTFRNYIREGLRSQSQFVAADVLQWLDRRPQDQPFFLYVHTIDPHVPYMPPAEALAMYDPNPYSGIVDFGRDRELLEGIKIGRIRLNARDRERLEALYDGEITYHDTHFGSIIQALEARGIADETIVVFTADHGEEFWDHDSVGHGHSVFEELINVPLILRIPGVTDGAVTIEDSVGLVDVLPTIFDALGMPIPSDLSGESFLPQLLGASADAPRFTVTGFMDGWRAINVGRLKLIHRTERRIMLYDLVADPDETRDLAADHPIAVRYARGLLGLGLSGATRPPERRRSAPVRQERIEIDATTRAQLEALGYAGASRPQAPPED; translated from the coding sequence GTGTCGAATCGAACGCTGCGCGCGCTGGTGATCGCGAGCTCGACCGCGATCGTGTCGTCCATCGTGGTCTCGTGTGGATCGTCGAGCGCAGGCTCGTCGTCGTCGGCGACGCCGAGCGCACCGACCGCCGCCGCCGAGACCGAGGCGACACCGGCCGAGCCCGGCGCCGCGCCCGCCGCGACCGCGCCGAGCGCCGCCGCGGCGCCCGAGCGGGTGCGCGTCCGCTACGACCTCGCGGCGCACCTCGAGCGCGTCGAGCTCAGGCAGGGCGACGCGCAGGTCGTCGACTTCGGCGTGCCAGCGGGCTCGATGTACACGCTCGGCGGATGGCGCACGCGCGTCGGGCGTGATCGCGTCGAGGGCGACGTCACCGCGAGCGTGATCGAGAACGTGACCGGCTTCGTGCTCGTGCCCTCCGACGTCGCGGGGCCGCGCACGCTGCGCATCCGGGCGCGCGCGGTGCGCGACGGACGCGTGACCGTGTACGTCGACGGCGAGACGATCGGCTACGCGACGCTGCCGACCGACGGCACGTGGGGGATGATCGAGGTCGCGCTGCCCGCGGAGCGCCTCCGCGTCGGCGAGAACAGCGTGCAGCTGCGCGTGTCGCGCACGGGATCGCTCCCCGGGGTCCCGAGCGCGGGCCTCCTGCTCGACTGGATGCGCCTCGGGCCCGCCGACGATGCGCACGCGAGCGAAGGACCTCCCGTGCAGCTCGCGCGAGGCGAGGGCGAGGCGCGCGCGCTCGCGATCCCCGACGGCTGGACCGCGGGCTGGACGATGGAGGTGCCCGAGGCCGCGCGCCTGCGCGGGATCGCGCGCGGCACCGGGCGCATCGAGGTGATCGCGCACCGCGACGGCGAGGCGCCGCGCACGATGGGCACGGTCGAGGCGAGCGCCGACGGTCGTCCGTTCGATCTCGATCTCGCCGCGGTCGGCGCGAACATCGCGCGGCTCGATCTGCGCGCGACCGGCGACGTCACGCTCACGCGCCCCGCGGTCGTCACGCTCGACGCGCGCCCGCTGCGCTCTGCTTCCGACGAGCGGCGCCCGCGGCTGCGCAACGTGCTCGTCTATCTCACGGACACGCTGCGCGCCGACAAGCTGCGCCCCTATCGCGCGCAGACGCGCGTGCGCACGCCGGCGCTCGACGCCTGGGTGCAGAACGCGGCGCTGATGCTGCGCGGTCACTCGCAGGAGAACTGGACCAAGCCGAGCGTCGCGACGCTGCTCTCGGGGCTCTATCCGTGGGAGCACAACGCGACGACCGAGGACGCGATCATCCCGAGCAGCGTGCAGCTGCTGAGCGAGCGCCTGCGCGAGAGCGAGTACTACAGCGGCGCGTTCGTCGCGAACGGGTTCTGCTCGGATCGCTTCGGCTTCGAGCAGGGATGGAACACGTTCCGCAACTACATCCGCGAGGGGCTGCGCTCGCAGTCGCAGTTCGTCGCGGCCGACGTGCTGCAGTGGCTCGATCGTCGCCCGCAGGACCAGCCGTTCTTCCTGTACGTGCACACGATCGATCCGCACGTGCCGTACATGCCGCCCGCCGAGGCGCTCGCGATGTACGACCCGAACCCGTACTCGGGCATCGTCGACTTCGGTCGCGATCGCGAGCTGCTCGAGGGGATCAAGATCGGCCGCATCCGCCTCAACGCGCGCGACCGCGAGCGCCTCGAGGCGCTCTACGACGGCGAGATCACGTACCACGACACCCACTTCGGCTCGATCATCCAGGCGCTCGAGGCGCGCGGGATCGCCGACGAGACCATCGTCGTGTTCACCGCGGATCACGGCGAGGAGTTCTGGGATCACGACTCGGTCGGCCACGGGCACAGCGTGTTCGAGGAGCTGATCAACGTGCCGCTGATCCTGCGCATCCCCGGCGTGACCGACGGCGCGGTGACGATCGAGGACTCGGTCGGTCTCGTCGACGTGCTGCCGACGATCTTCGACGCGCTGGGCATGCCGATCCCGAGCGATCTCTCGGGCGAGTCGTTCCTGCCCCAGCTGCTCGGCGCCAGCGCGGACGCGCCGCGCTTCACGGTGACGGGCTTCATGGACGGCTGGCGCGCGATCAACGTCGGTCGCCTCAAGCTGATCCACCGCACCGAGCGGCGGATCATGCTCTACGATCTCGTCGCCGACCCCGACGAGACGCGCGACCTCGCGGCGGACCATCCGATCGCGGTGCGCTACGCGCGCGGCCTGCTGGGGCTCGGTCTCTCGGGCGCGACGCGTCCGCCCGAGCGCCGTCGCAGCGCGCCGGTGCGCCAGGAGCGTATCGAGATCGACGCGACCACGCGCGCCCAGCTCGAAGCGCTCGGCTACGCCGGCGCGTCGCGCCCCCAGGCGCCGCCCGAGGATTGA
- the fliQ gene encoding flagellar biosynthesis protein FliQ, which yields MNAADLARLTAETLYLVLLVSGPALAVSVVVGLAIALLQAVTQVQEPTLSFVPKLVAVALTLALVGAWMSGEVVRFTSELWLAIPRLVH from the coding sequence GTGAACGCCGCCGATCTCGCGCGCCTGACCGCGGAGACGCTCTACCTCGTGCTCCTCGTGTCCGGTCCCGCGCTCGCGGTGAGCGTCGTCGTGGGGCTCGCGATCGCGCTCCTGCAGGCGGTGACGCAGGTGCAGGAGCCGACGCTCTCGTTCGTGCCGAAGCTCGTCGCGGTCGCGCTGACGCTCGCGCTCGTCGGCGCGTGGATGAGCGGCGAGGTGGTGCGCTTCACGTCCGAGCTCTGGCTCGCGATCCCGCGCCTGGTCCACTGA
- a CDS encoding DUF1579 family protein: METAPFDATPHHQRLARLVGRWRGVARTFFEPSSAPEVAPWDATIELLLGGRFLRMRYVSRVMGKPIAGELTIAREIGERRWLMSWIDSFHTSPAILASEGARDDEAIRASGTYFAGEGHPRWGWRTEVHDERAPASLRIVMTNISPEGEESAAIEIELEPG; encoded by the coding sequence ATGGAGACCGCACCCTTCGACGCCACGCCGCACCACCAGCGCCTCGCTCGGCTCGTCGGCCGCTGGCGCGGGGTCGCGCGCACGTTCTTCGAGCCCAGCAGCGCGCCCGAGGTCGCGCCGTGGGACGCGACGATCGAGCTCCTGCTCGGCGGACGCTTCCTGCGCATGCGCTACGTGTCGCGGGTGATGGGCAAGCCGATCGCGGGCGAGCTCACGATCGCGCGCGAGATCGGTGAGCGCCGCTGGCTGATGTCGTGGATCGACAGCTTCCACACGAGCCCCGCGATCCTCGCGTCGGAGGGCGCGCGCGACGACGAGGCGATCCGCGCGAGCGGGACGTACTTCGCGGGCGAGGGCCATCCGCGCTGGGGCTGGCGCACCGAGGTCCACGACGAGCGCGCGCCCGCGTCGCTGCGGATCGTGATGACGAACATCTCCCCGGAGGGCGAGGAGAGCGCGGCGATCGAGATCGAGCTCGAGCCCGGCTGA
- a CDS encoding GNAT family N-acetyltransferase, translating into MRITIRPAGPGDAADAAELLLRARRGAGDAIPPPAHTDDEVRAWMRTVVIPTREVWLATALDGRSLGLLVLDGAWIDQLYVDADHTRSGIGSQLVALAKSRRPRGLQLWTFESNVRAQRFYEQHGFVVAERTDGAGNEERAPDVRYVWPALR; encoded by the coding sequence ATGCGCATCACCATCCGACCCGCGGGGCCCGGCGACGCCGCAGACGCCGCCGAGCTCCTGCTCCGGGCGCGCCGCGGCGCCGGCGACGCGATCCCGCCCCCTGCGCACACCGACGACGAGGTCCGCGCGTGGATGCGCACGGTCGTGATCCCGACGCGCGAGGTGTGGCTCGCGACGGCGCTCGACGGGCGCTCGCTCGGGCTCCTCGTGCTCGACGGCGCGTGGATCGATCAGCTCTACGTCGACGCGGATCACACGCGCAGCGGGATCGGCTCGCAGCTCGTCGCGCTCGCGAAGTCGCGACGGCCTCGAGGGCTGCAGCTCTGGACGTTCGAGAGCAACGTGCGCGCGCAGCGCTTCTACGAGCAGCACGGCTTCGTCGTCGCCGAGCGCACCGATGGCGCCGGCAACGAAGAGCGCGCGCCCGACGTGCGCTACGTGTGGCCCGCGCTCCGCTGA
- a CDS encoding response regulator produces MTDVERKRNGALWRETWRLRASSVERRELDGVTVLVIDDHLDSLEVAEIVLERAGARVLAAPSAEAGLRFLDTQAIDVLVCDLSMPRVDGFDVVRAVRARKDEKRSLPAIAVSGSGVHDAGRAITAGFDAHATKPIAPEALVAHVRRLADRPAA; encoded by the coding sequence GTGACGGACGTCGAAAGAAAGCGCAATGGGGCGTTGTGGCGCGAAACGTGGCGTTTACGTGCATCCAGCGTGGAACGACGGGAGCTCGACGGTGTGACCGTCCTGGTGATCGACGATCACCTGGACAGCCTCGAGGTCGCCGAGATCGTCCTGGAGCGCGCGGGCGCGCGCGTGCTCGCCGCGCCGAGCGCGGAAGCGGGGCTGCGCTTCCTCGATACACAAGCGATCGACGTCCTCGTCTGCGACCTGTCGATGCCACGCGTGGACGGATTCGACGTCGTGCGGGCGGTGCGCGCGCGCAAGGACGAGAAGCGGTCGTTGCCCGCGATCGCGGTGTCGGGGAGCGGCGTGCACGACGCGGGACGGGCGATCACGGCCGGGTTCGACGCGCACGCGACGAAGCCGATCGCGCCGGAGGCGCTGGTGGCGCACGTGCGGCGGCTCGCTGATCGGCCGGCTGCGTAG
- a CDS encoding SOS response-associated peptidase — protein sequence MCGRYTVAIQAQEAADELRAVLTIDAIEPRFNLAPTEDAPIAIEREERRIGLARFGLVPAESESPKAAGARWINLRAEGVATQRAFAESASRRRCLVIADGFYEWKREGTKKQPYHFRPVGGGLITFAGIWDIWQGGVGDETKRIPSFAILTTKPIAPVADIHDRMPMIVPPALRDRWLSPDEQDAREVIRAIQRAEPVALEAFKVSTKVGSVANDDPSLIVPLDDERLR from the coding sequence ATGTGCGGGCGCTACACGGTCGCGATCCAGGCCCAGGAAGCTGCCGACGAGCTGCGCGCGGTGCTCACGATCGACGCGATCGAGCCGCGCTTCAACCTCGCGCCGACCGAGGACGCGCCCATCGCGATCGAGCGCGAGGAGCGGCGCATCGGGCTCGCGCGGTTCGGGCTCGTGCCGGCGGAGAGCGAGAGCCCGAAGGCCGCGGGCGCGCGCTGGATCAACCTGCGCGCCGAGGGCGTCGCGACGCAGCGTGCGTTCGCGGAGAGCGCGTCGCGCCGTCGCTGCCTCGTGATCGCCGACGGGTTCTACGAGTGGAAGCGCGAGGGCACGAAGAAGCAGCCCTACCACTTCCGCCCGGTGGGCGGCGGGCTCATCACGTTCGCCGGCATCTGGGACATCTGGCAGGGCGGGGTCGGCGACGAGACGAAGCGCATCCCGAGCTTCGCGATCCTCACGACGAAGCCGATCGCGCCGGTCGCGGACATCCACGATCGCATGCCGATGATCGTGCCCCCTGCCCTGCGCGACCGCTGGCTGTCGCCCGACGAGCAGGACGCGCGCGAGGTCATCCGCGCGATCCAGCGCGCCGAGCCGGTCGCGCTCGAGGCGTTCAAGGTGAGCACGAAGGTCGGCAGCGTCGCGAACGACGATCCGTCGCTGATCGTGCCGCTCGACGACGAGCGCCTGCGCTGA
- a CDS encoding VWA domain-containing protein yields the protein MSKRSALVITVVASILGACTSRGTPGREATFAECTNGVDDDDDGLLDCADTTCGAHCEGGNGGGDASVPRDSGPRVDARITCDAPLDVVFVIDVSTSMREEAERLRTGVESIWNAAQDLTSNTQFGLVVFVDDAVAVNGCSPFASIASLQSELMRWRDFCASNRSPSSDLQNTDCTENSLDALHLAATTCPWRAGATRVIVHVTDDTFAERPQRLSDAVTVQHTYAEVASELVTRELRVGAFAVPGAGEPCGAGSSPDVGRGFHAPFGAMPSLPMQTRGRAYDLRAVRSGSLDMAASITELLADEYCTLF from the coding sequence ATGTCGAAGCGCAGCGCCCTCGTGATCACAGTCGTCGCGTCGATCCTCGGTGCGTGCACGTCGCGCGGCACACCGGGTCGCGAGGCGACGTTCGCCGAGTGCACGAACGGCGTCGACGACGACGACGACGGCCTCCTCGACTGCGCCGACACGACGTGCGGCGCGCACTGCGAGGGCGGCAACGGAGGCGGCGACGCGAGCGTGCCGCGCGACTCGGGGCCGCGCGTCGACGCGCGCATCACGTGCGACGCGCCGCTCGACGTCGTGTTCGTGATCGACGTGAGCACGTCGATGCGCGAGGAGGCGGAGCGCCTGCGCACCGGCGTCGAGTCGATCTGGAACGCGGCGCAGGACCTCACGAGCAACACGCAGTTCGGGCTCGTGGTGTTCGTCGACGACGCGGTCGCGGTGAACGGGTGCAGCCCGTTCGCGTCGATCGCGAGCCTGCAGAGCGAGCTGATGCGGTGGCGCGACTTCTGCGCGTCGAATCGCTCGCCCTCGAGCGATCTGCAGAACACCGACTGCACCGAGAACTCGCTCGACGCGCTCCACCTCGCGGCGACGACGTGCCCGTGGCGCGCCGGCGCGACGCGCGTGATCGTGCACGTCACCGACGACACGTTCGCCGAGCGCCCGCAACGGCTCAGCGACGCCGTCACCGTGCAGCACACGTACGCGGAGGTCGCGAGCGAGCTCGTCACGCGCGAGCTGCGCGTCGGCGCGTTCGCGGTGCCGGGCGCGGGCGAGCCGTGCGGCGCGGGCTCGAGCCCCGACGTCGGTCGCGGCTTCCACGCGCCGTTCGGCGCGATGCCGTCGCTCCCGATGCAGACGCGGGGGCGCGCCTACGATCTGCGCGCGGTGCGGAGCGGCTCGCTCGACATGGCGGCGTCGATCACCGAGCTGCTCGCGGACGAGTACTGCACGCTCTTCTGA